The Mercurialis annua linkage group LG2, ddMerAnnu1.2, whole genome shotgun sequence genome contains a region encoding:
- the LOC130015082 gene encoding uncharacterized protein LOC130015082, whose translation VLFDAGATHSFVSTCFAGKLGRAPSVLSEPLAVSTPMSEGVVVDVVYPSCPVVIQGRELCADLIVLDVLSFDVILGMDWLSRHYASIDCRGKSVEFRIPGDLPFSFQGEKAETPKNLISAIKAKRMLGKGCQGFLAVVRDLETSSGDMHSVPIVNEFTDVFPEELPGLPPDRDIEFCIDVATVKNRYPLPRIDDLFDQLQGAKCFSKIDLRSGYHQLRIRDADVPKTAFRTRYGHFEFLVMSFGLTNAPAAFMDMMNRVFKPFLDQFVIVFIDDILIYSRNFSRISAPLTKLTQKGVKFEWTDKCEASFEKLKEILTTAPVLALPSGIDGFTVYCDASRIGLGCVLMQHGQVIAYASRQLKKHEVNYPTHDLELAASLKYIFDQRELNLRQRRWLELLKDYDCTIQYHPGKANVVADALSRKSLGSLAHISEIGRRPMVREWHSLIASGYGFQISQTCCLLAQLQVQPVLIDRIKALQAEDSQLKRIIEEVQQDGNPEFTFVDGVKLEHQRPFGYLQPLPIPEWKWERIAMDFVVGLPRTRQGYDSIWVIVDRMTKSAHFLSIKVSYTASRLAQLYIDRIVSLHGVPVSIVSDRGSVFTSRFWKALQESLGSRLDFSTAFHPQTDGQSERTIQTLEDMLRMCVLDFQGSWDTHLPLIEFSYNNSYHASIEMAPYEALYGRKCRSPICWEEVGERKLSGAEIIQITSEKVPLIKRRLETAFSRHKSYVDPKRKDIEFQVGDFVFLRVSPMKGVVRFGVKGKLAPRYIGPYEISERIGAVAYRLVLPPDMSLVHPVFHVSMLRKCISDPSHVIVPQSVEIDQELSYEEQPVEIVDTQVRKLRNKEIPMVKVLWRNHSVEECTWETELDMRNRYPF comes from the exons gtattatttgatgcgggtgcgacccattcgtttgtttctacttgttttgctgggaaattgggtagagcaccatctgttttgagtgaacctctagctgtgtctacacctatgtctgaaggtgtagtagtggacgttgtttatccttcgtgtccagtggttattcagggtagagaattatgtgctgatttgattgtacttgacgttctttcttttgatgttatcttggggatggactggttgtcacgccattatgcttctattgactgtcgagggaagtcagtcgagttcaggattccaggtgatctacctttttcctttcagggagaaaaggcagagacacctaagaatctgatttccgccatcaaggcgaagcggatgttaggcaagggttgccagggttttcttgctgtggttcgtgatttggagactagtagtggtgatatgcatagtgttccgatagtgaatgagttcactgatgtgtttccagaggaattgcctggattaccacctgatcgtgatattgagttttgcattgatgtg gctactgtcaagaacagatatcctcttcctcgcatcgatgatctgtttgaccagttgcagggtgcgaagtgtttttccaagattgatttaaggtctgggtatcatcagctacggatccgtgatgcagatgtgcctaagactgctttccggactcgttatggacattttgagtttctggttatgtcctttggtctgacgaacgcaccagcagcgtttatggatatgatgaacagagtgttcaagccgtttttggatcaatttgttatcgtcttcattgatgacattttgatctattctcgga atttctccagaatatctgcacctttgactaaactgacacagaagggtgtcaagtttgagtggactgacaagtgcgaggcgagctttgagaagctcaaggagattttgactacagctccggttttggcattgccttctggcattgacggtttcacagtgtattgtgatgcgtctcggattggtttgggttgcgttctgatgcaacatggacaggtgattgcctatgcttccagacagttgaagaagcatgaggtgaattaccctactcatgatttagagttggcagct agtctgaaatatatctttgatcagagagagttgaacttgagacagaggaggtggttagagttactgaaagactacgactgtactattcagtaccatccgggtaaggctaatgtggtagccgatgcgttgagtcgcaagtctttgggcagcttggctcatatttctgagattgggcgtagacccatggttagagagtggcacagtttgatagcttcgggctatggttttcagatttctcagacttgttgtttgttagcacagttgcaagtgcaacctgttttgattgatcggattaaagctttacaagctgaggattcacagttgaaacggattattgaggaggttcagcaggatggaaatcctgagtttacttttgtggatggt gtgaagctggagcatcagagaccatttggctatttgcaaccactacctattccagagtggaagtgggagcggattgctatggattttgtggttggtttaccacgtactcgacagggatacgattccatttgggtgatagttgaccgtatgaccaagtcagctcatttcctttcgataaaggtttcgtatactgcttcgaggttggctcagttgtacatcgacaggattgtcagtttgcatggtgtaccggtttctattgtttcagacagaggttctgtgtttacttcgaggttctggaaagcgttacaggaatccttgggttctcggttggatttcagtacagcttttcatcctcagactgacggtcagtctgagaggactattcagacgttggaggatatgctcaggatgtgtgttctcgattttcagggtagctgggatactcatttgccgttgattgagttttcttataacaacagttaccacgcgagtatcgagatggcgccgtatgaggctttgtacgggcgcaagtgtagatctcctatctgttgggaggaggtcggagagcgtaaactctcgggagcggagattattcagattacctcagagaaggtaccgttgattaagcggaggttagagactgcttttagtcggcataagagttatgttgatccgaagaggaaagacattgagttccaggttggtgatttcgtatttcttcgggtttcgcctatgaaaggcgtggttcgttttggtgtcaagggaaagttggcaccgaggtatattggcccatatgagatttcggagaggattggagctgtggcttatcgtctggttctaccgccagacatgtcgttagtacatcctgtgtttcacgtttctatgttgagaaagtgcatttctgatccttcacacgtgattgtgcctcagagtgttgagattgaccaggagctgtcctatgaggaacagccagttgagattgttgatacgcaggtgcgtaaattgcggaacaaggagattccgatggtcaaagttctctggcgcaatcattctgtagaggagtgtacttgggagaccgagttggatatgcggaatcgctatcctttt